A window from Moritella yayanosii encodes these proteins:
- a CDS encoding transposase → MLKLIAYKYRFYPNNEQAVMLSQTFGCVRVAYNSALAFSKEQHELGNKTNYNDWSKNLTQLKKNPDFLWLKDVSSVPLQQALKHLNNGFQSFFKSGFGYPKFKSKHNYQSASYMSNGFKWDADKQSLLLAKMKQPLKIKWSRYFTGKPSSLTVSKTKSGKYFVSILVKEAIKQLPIVNKTVGVDVGIKDLAICSDGVKFNNPRLTNRYAQKLAKASRKLAKRKKGSRNFKKQKLVIAKIHEKIANSRRDFTHKMTSTLINENQVIGIESLKVKNMVKNRKLAKHLHDANFGEIARQLEYKADWYGRKLSAISQWFPSSKMCSECGALYAGQWSLAIRTWTCACGAVHDRDHNAAINIHKEGLRLAA, encoded by the coding sequence TGGCGTTTTCTAAAGAGCAGCATGAACTAGGCAATAAAACCAATTATAACGATTGGAGTAAGAACCTCACTCAGCTTAAAAAGAACCCCGATTTTTTGTGGCTGAAAGACGTATCAAGCGTGCCCTTACAACAGGCGTTAAAACACCTTAACAACGGTTTTCAGTCCTTTTTTAAGTCAGGGTTTGGTTACCCTAAATTTAAATCAAAGCATAATTATCAATCAGCCAGTTACATGAGTAACGGGTTCAAATGGGATGCAGATAAACAATCATTATTACTCGCTAAAATGAAGCAACCGCTTAAAATAAAGTGGTCGCGCTACTTCACTGGAAAACCAAGTTCACTTACCGTATCCAAGACTAAATCAGGTAAGTATTTTGTTTCAATATTAGTGAAAGAAGCGATAAAACAGCTGCCGATTGTTAATAAAACGGTCGGTGTCGATGTTGGCATTAAAGATTTAGCGATCTGCTCGGATGGCGTTAAATTTAACAACCCGCGCTTAACAAATCGATATGCCCAAAAACTCGCTAAGGCTTCACGAAAATTAGCGAAAAGAAAAAAAGGCTCTCGCAATTTCAAAAAGCAAAAGCTTGTTATTGCTAAGATCCACGAAAAGATAGCGAATTCCCGTAGAGACTTTACGCATAAAATGACGTCGACACTTATAAACGAAAACCAAGTGATAGGGATCGAGTCATTGAAAGTCAAAAATATGGTGAAAAATCGCAAGTTGGCAAAGCATCTCCATGATGCTAATTTCGGTGAAATAGCAAGGCAGTTAGAATATAAGGCTGATTGGTACGGGCGTAAATTATCAGCTATTAGCCAGTGGTTTCCTTCGTCTAAAATGTGCAGCGAGTGTGGTGCGTTATACGCTGGGCAGTGGTCATTAGCGATCAGGACGTGGACTTGCGCATGCGGCGCTGTTCACGATAGAGATCATAATGCTGCTATCAATATCCATAAAGAGGGATTAAGACTAGCAGCTTAA
- a CDS encoding trimethylamine-N-oxide reductase 2: MTGFSRRGFLKSAVLTTGAAAITSVTPLPAFAAKGKDSPILTAGRWGAMQVKTKDGRIVSSKGALAKTVPNSLQTTAADQVHTQARIKYPMVRKGFLATPGKPDGKRGNDEFVRVSWDKAYQLIHEQQSRIRNEHGPAAIFAGSYGWRSSGVLHKAQTLLQRYMSMAGGYSGHLGDYSTGAAQVIMPHVMGSIEVYEQQTTHPVILEHSDVVVMWGINPLNTLKIAWSSTDESGLEFFHKLKKSGKTIIAIDPMKSETIEFFGDKALWVAPHPGTDVAMMLGIAHTLVSKKQHDVDFLTKYTFGYDKFEEYLLGKKDGVAKTAAWAENICGVSVKQLEALANIFSQNRTMLMGGWGMQRQQYGEQKHWMMATLAAMLGQIGLEGGGFGLSYHYSNGGNPTRNGGILPAISSTLGGGSSAGNDWAVSGAVNSLPVARIVEALESPNKKYQHNGHELSFPDIKMIWWAGGGNFTHHQDVNRLIKAWQKPEMIVISEPYWTAAAKHADIVLPITTSFERNDLTMTGDYSNQHLIPMKQVVKPQFEARNDFDVFADMAELIKPGGRDVFTEGKSEMDWLKGFYTQAQKGAVKARVYMPKFGSFWKKNELIEMKVNKKNTKFVRHAAFRKDPIMNPLGTPSGKIEIFSKTIEGYGYQDCPAHPTWLAPTEWVGSAKEGELQLMTSHAAHRLHSQLNYAKLRELYAIANREPITIHPADAAARGIKHGDLVRAFNHRGEVLVGALVANIIKQGSVCIHEGAWLDLDKPNGICKNGNPNVLTNDIPTSQLANGCAANSSLVKIEKYTGKAPSLTAFTPPQGA, encoded by the coding sequence ATGACTGGATTTTCTCGTCGTGGATTTCTCAAAAGCGCAGTATTAACAACTGGTGCTGCAGCGATTACGTCAGTAACACCGCTGCCCGCATTTGCAGCAAAAGGCAAAGACTCTCCGATCCTGACTGCAGGTCGCTGGGGAGCAATGCAAGTTAAAACGAAAGATGGCCGCATTGTTTCATCCAAAGGCGCACTAGCAAAAACAGTGCCTAACAGCTTGCAAACAACGGCTGCCGACCAAGTCCATACTCAAGCCCGTATCAAATACCCTATGGTACGTAAAGGCTTCTTAGCAACACCAGGTAAACCAGATGGTAAACGTGGTAACGATGAATTTGTTCGCGTATCTTGGGACAAAGCATATCAATTGATCCACGAGCAACAATCTCGAATTCGTAACGAACATGGCCCAGCTGCAATTTTTGCTGGTTCATATGGCTGGCGTTCAAGTGGCGTGTTACACAAAGCCCAAACATTACTACAACGCTACATGAGTATGGCTGGCGGTTACTCAGGTCATTTAGGAGATTATTCAACAGGTGCGGCACAAGTTATTATGCCGCACGTAATGGGCTCAATTGAAGTGTATGAGCAACAGACAACCCACCCTGTTATTTTAGAGCACAGTGATGTGGTGGTTATGTGGGGTATCAACCCATTAAACACCCTTAAAATTGCTTGGAGCTCAACAGATGAATCGGGATTAGAATTCTTCCACAAACTGAAAAAATCAGGTAAAACTATTATCGCTATCGACCCGATGAAATCAGAAACCATTGAGTTCTTTGGGGATAAAGCACTGTGGGTTGCCCCTCATCCCGGTACTGACGTGGCAATGATGCTGGGTATCGCCCATACCTTAGTCTCTAAAAAACAACATGATGTAGACTTCTTAACTAAATATACGTTTGGGTATGATAAATTTGAAGAATATTTATTAGGTAAAAAAGATGGTGTTGCTAAAACGGCAGCTTGGGCAGAGAATATCTGCGGCGTATCCGTTAAACAACTCGAAGCATTAGCAAATATATTCAGTCAAAACCGTACTATGCTGATGGGCGGCTGGGGTATGCAGCGCCAGCAGTATGGTGAGCAAAAGCACTGGATGATGGCAACACTCGCCGCTATGCTTGGTCAAATAGGTCTAGAAGGGGGTGGTTTTGGTTTATCTTACCATTATTCTAATGGTGGCAACCCGACTCGTAACGGTGGCATACTTCCTGCAATTTCATCCACTCTCGGCGGTGGTTCATCAGCAGGTAATGATTGGGCGGTATCTGGAGCAGTAAATAGCCTCCCTGTTGCTCGCATTGTCGAAGCCTTAGAATCGCCAAATAAAAAATACCAACATAATGGCCATGAACTGAGTTTTCCTGATATCAAAATGATCTGGTGGGCAGGCGGCGGTAACTTCACCCATCATCAAGACGTTAATCGTCTGATTAAAGCTTGGCAAAAGCCTGAAATGATCGTGATCTCAGAACCCTATTGGACAGCTGCGGCAAAACACGCAGATATCGTCTTGCCGATCACTACTTCTTTCGAACGTAATGATCTTACCATGACAGGTGACTACAGCAATCAACATCTGATTCCGATGAAGCAGGTGGTTAAACCACAATTTGAAGCTCGTAATGATTTTGACGTATTTGCAGATATGGCTGAATTAATTAAACCCGGTGGCCGTGACGTATTTACTGAAGGTAAGTCAGAAATGGATTGGCTGAAAGGTTTCTATACACAAGCACAAAAAGGCGCAGTAAAAGCACGTGTATATATGCCTAAGTTTGGTTCATTCTGGAAGAAAAACGAACTTATTGAAATGAAAGTGAATAAAAAGAACACTAAATTTGTTCGTCATGCCGCATTCCGTAAAGATCCGATCATGAACCCGTTAGGTACACCAAGTGGTAAAATAGAGATCTTCTCTAAAACCATCGAAGGTTACGGCTATCAAGATTGCCCTGCTCACCCAACATGGTTAGCACCAACCGAATGGGTAGGTAGCGCTAAAGAAGGTGAATTACAGTTAATGACATCACATGCTGCACATCGTTTACACAGTCAGTTAAATTATGCAAAACTACGTGAACTCTATGCGATTGCTAATCGTGAGCCGATCACCATACACCCTGCAGACGCCGCCGCACGCGGGATCAAACATGGTGATTTAGTACGCGCTTTTAATCATCGTGGTGAAGTATTAGTTGGCGCTTTAGTCGCCAATATTATCAAACAAGGTTCTGTTTGTATCCATGAAGGGGCTTGGCTGGATTTAGATAAACCAAATGGTATCTGTAAAAATGGTAATCCAAACGTGTTGACTAATGATATTCCGACATCACAGCTAGCCAATGGTTGTGCGGCTAATTCATCACTAGTGAAAATTGAAAAATACACAGGTAAAGCACCAAGTTTAACCGCGTTTACACCACCACAAGGCGCATAA